TCCATCTGTGCCTGCGTTGCGACCTCGGCGAACGGATAATCGTCCATGTCCATTTCTGAATACATGTCGTTGACAGTCCCGATGGTGAGCAAATCGAGCTCCGAGATTTGAAGCCCGATCTGCACGCATCGGAGTAAAAAGAGCGGGGTCGTCATTTCCCGCTCAGTGTTGCGATGTTTTTTTTAGAGGTAACCTGCTGTTCCACGTTCAGTCCCCAAAGCTCTATGATCTGCGGGAGAATCTCGTAAATCGAGAAGGTATTGAACTGGTCGAGCCAGTCCTCCGGAGTATCCGGGACATCCGGGTTCTGGTGCTTTGCCATGAGCCACGCGATGTTCTCGAAAAGCTCAAGGGAGAAGGTATCCAGATTAGAGTTTTCCGGATCGTTCTCGTCGATGCCTTTCTGCAGCTCATTCAAGTCCTTGTAGATATCCCGGTGAAACTTGTTTCTGTAAAGACGAGGGATGGCGGCAGAGGCACGGAAGGTGACCTCCTTGCCGTCAATCTCGACGGATTTTGTTACTGCCATAGTGCGCCTCCTTACTCAGTCACATCTTCCGCAGGCGTCTCAGGGACATTCACAGCGGCCTGCGGCTGATAGACTGCGTTGTACCAGTTGTTGTAGGTCTCCTCACTGGTATTGGTGCCGGTCTTGACCTTCACGAGACCGGAAGGCAGAGGCGTTGCCGTAATGGAGAGCGTTTCCGTCTGCACCTCGGTGGAGTCCTCCTTTGTGCTGCCGGAGACAGAGGGACGGGTCGCGCTGCAGTAGTACATGCAGTGACGGATCTTCCTCTGGTCGCCGGAGAACTCAAAGAGCAGCGCAAAATGCTCAGGCTCCACGTCCTTGTTCTCAGCGATGACGCCGTTGGCATCCTCAACCTCGTGCATGACATCCGTAAGAAAGCTCTCCGGAATCAGCGCCAGCTCGAAGTCGCCGGAATAGCCGTTGTTGTTAGAGACCATGTAATATACGGAGTCGTCCGCATAGAACGGGTCGTTTTCACCCTCTGCATCAAGCGAAAGGGATACTGCGCCGGGCATCGCAACAGGTGTACCGAAGGTGACGGTGCCGTCCTCGGCCAGCGTTGCGATAGCGTAGTGGCAGTTTTTCAGGCCAAACTTGACCTTGTTTTTCTTATTAGCCATAGTGGTTTATCCTCCTATCATCTGTGTTTGATAAAGAACCTCGTACATCTTTTCCGATTCGATCCAGACCTCCGACTTCTCATAGGGAAGCTCATGGGAGAGGAGGATGTCCTCGATGGTGGTTTCTATCTCCGGGTCTTTCTTGTCCGTGTAAAGCTCGATGTTTAACTGGTCGATTTTCTTATAGACCGTGTCATCAGCGAACACGTTATCCGTTCCCGGAAACAGAAAAACGAGGAAGGGCGGGTCTGGCGACTCACCTTCGGCAAAATGGTCGTAGGCAAGTGGGAGCCCGGCTTCCTCCAGCATTTCGATTACATTGTCGTATGTCATATCAGCCGCCTTTCAGTTTCTGCTCGATGGTCTGCATCAGCTTTTCATTTCCGCGCTGCTCGGCAGAGGCGATATGAGGCTTTGCAGCAACTCGGCCTCCTCCGCGCTTGGCGTGGCCATGTTCCAAGAGGTGCGCGATCTGGTAGCGGTTCCTCGAATGCACCACAAGCTTGATGCTCTCGGAATCCTCCCGGACGTTTTTGACCGACCAGCTTTTCTTGTACTTGCCGGTATCCACGGGAGCGCCTGACTGTATGTCCTTGCGGACGGAAGCTGCCGTTTCCTTGACCGCAGCTTTCAGCTCATCAGCGGCAAGGTCGGCATACTTTTCAAGCTCCTCCATGATCGCGTTATCCATTTCGTCGATTGATACGGTTCTGCTCATTTCGGTTTCTCCAGCTTGCAGTTGAATTTGATGCTGTTTCGCTTGTAGCCCATCGGATTTACATAGGTGATGTTGTAGGTCTTGCCCTCAGCTATGATCCGGTACTTCGTGGATTCCACGACAGACAGCTCGGAGCAGTAGCGGCAGGTAAAATCCAGCGATTCCTCTGGGTTTATCACGACGCCGGTGGACTCGGAACCGGTGCTTGTGCCTACGGTCGCCCAGCAGGAGAAGTAATCCGTCCAGCCGTTTTTGTGGTTTCCGTACTTATCAACCGTGACCGCATTCTTCTGAAAGGTGACGCGCACCCGCATTGCTGCAATATTCATCAGAAGCCCTCCTTCCGGGTGCCAAAGAGAAGAGACCGAAGCGTCATATTGAGCGCATGGTGATCTGCTTCCTCCCGGTGCTCGTACAGGTAGCCTACGGTATAGAGCACGGCCACACGGATGCGGATCAGGGCTTTTTCTTCATTTGCCATAAACTCCTCGTCGGACTGTCTTGTGATGTCCTGCACCTGCTTTGTCGCAGCAGAGATCAGGCTTTCAATCAGGCTGTCCTCGTCACCTGTAGAGACGCGGAGATAGGTCTTTGCTTCTTCCAGTGTTACTTCCATGTCCGCCTCCTTTAAATGAAACCGCCCGCAGAGAGGGTGATCCCTGCGGACGGCTGGTTACAGTAGTTTCTTATCCTCTCGAAGAAGAGGCCGCCTTGACGGACAGACCCTTTACAGCCTCCGGAAGGATGAGCTTGCCGTCCACGCGCTCGGAAGCAAGGAAGCCAATCTGGCCGTTTGCCGCATAGAGCTCGGAGAGGCGCTTGAAGGAGCGTCCCTGACGGTCAGCGATCCAGTAGAAGCTGAAGTCGCCAAAGAGGATCGCGGTATTGCCCGCAGCAAGCTCCGGCGCGTAGATGCTGGTCTTGTAAGGACGGTTCAAGATGGTGTCGGGCTGGCCAGCCACAACAGAGGGCTGCCAGATGTAGTTCCCGTTGTTGTCCTTGATCTTCCTGAGCGCCTTGATGGTGGTATCGTTCAAGATCCAGATGGCCTTGTTCCTGTAGACGCTGCGGAGCGAATGGAACACGTCCATGATGTCGTCGAAGGACACCGTGGCATTGTTGATCTCTGTGGTCGCGCCGGTAGTGGCTGCCACCTTGGTGAACACGCCTTCGGGCTTTTTGTTGCCGTCGCCGATCAGGAAAGCCTCCTCCTCGGCAGCACCGATCCTGCGTGCAAACTCGGTGGAGATGTACTTTTCGAGGTCGAAAACGGAGTCGTTCATCAGCTCCTCGGAAACCTTGATCGCCGTGCCCAGCTTGTAAGCGGAAAGGCTGATCTGGTCGAAGGTATCGTCGGATTCAGGGTACAGGCCGTTCTCATCCATCCAAGCGGCAGTGCCGTGAGAGGCGACGACCGGAATGGTGTGGGTGCCGGACTGGGTCTGAATGACCGTAGCGAGGGAACGGAAGAAGTTCTCCTCCTGAAGCGCGTCGATCAGCTGCTTTTCGTACTCGTCCGGGACGAGATATCCGCCGTTGGCATCGGTGCCGACCTCCAGCACGTTCTGGACATCGTAGTAGTTGCGCTTGCGGATGTTGTTCCAGAAGGCGGAGCGGTATGCCTTGGAAGCGATGCCGGGCTTATCCTCCGGCTCATCCTTGGCACCGGGCTTTCCGGTAAGGGGAGCAGAGGTCGGTGCGCTCATCATCTTGTCGATCTGCTCCTGACGCTGCAGGCGCTCGATATCGTGGGTGAGGTCGGTGACTTCCTTCTCCATCTTGTCATAGGTTGCGGCATCCTCCGCAGAAACCATGCCGCCGTTCTGAGAGTGGGTGTTAAGAAAAGCCTTTGCAGCCTCCCATGCCTTCGCTCTCTTTTCCATGAGTTCCATAATCTGAGTCATAATAAAAATCCTCCTTTAATGTGTGAGAAGCGAAAGGCGCTTCTCAAGATCGGTTACTGGTACCATGTGTTTATTTGCCTCCGGCTTTTTCTTAGGGATAAGCCGCGATAGCAGTGAGTCAGTGACGGCCTTGCGGGAGAAAAGCATCTCCGTATCGGCCTCATCGTCCGAGGCAGGTTCCTCGCCCGCCTTGAACAGAATCTCGTCAGCGAAGCCGAGCTTAACGGCCTCCTTGGCGTTCATCCATGTCTCGGCATCCATCAGCTGTGAAATCTTGTGGCGGGAAAGCCCGGACTTGATTTCGTAGGCGTTCATGATGGATTCCTTGACTTCGTTTAACATGTCGATGGCCTTCTGCATCTCCTCGGTATCACCGATGGCGATGGTCGCAGGATTGTGGATCATCATCATGGCCACAGGGCTCATGCAGACCTTGGTACCGGCCATAGCGATGACGGATGCCGCCGAGGCAGCAAGGGCGTCGATCTTGACCGTTACGTCATGCGGGTAATCCATCAGCATGTTGTAAATCTGTGCAGCAGCAAAAACATCACCGCCCGGACTGTTGATCCAGAGGGTGATGTTTCCGTCTCCGCTGCTTAATTCATCTTTGAATAACTGTGGTGTGACCTCGTCGCCGAACCATGTCTCATCGGAGATTTCCCCGTCGAGGTAGAGCGTTCGGTCTGAGCCAAAGCTGTCCGGTTCCTCGTTTCGCACCCAGTTCCAAAACTTTCTGGTCATAGTGCCTCCTTCTTTCGTGGCCGGGTGCGCTCACTTTGCTGTGGCTGTTCCGGCTCTTGTTTTGATTCTTCTGTTTCATCTGGCTCCTCCTGTCCCTGAGACGAGGCTGCAAAAATGCCTGCGTCCTTGAGCTTGGTCATGTTGCCGTTTATAAGATACAGGTCGCCGCCTTCCTCCTCCGGGATACGGTCGAGATTTTCCAGCTCCCTGATATCGTTAGCGCTCATCCAGCCGTTCTGGCGTCCGGTCGCATAGCCGTTCATGCGGCTCTGGTAATCTCCGCGAAGCAGGCCGTCCACATTGAACTTGAAGAAGTATTCCTTCTTCTCGTCCATAGACAAAAGCGCCCGCTGCATGGACTGTTCCCAGCGGCAGACCCACGGGTCGAGCGTGTATTTCACGAACTCCAGCGACTGCTGCTCGATGTTGGAAAAGCTCGATTTCTCAAGGTCGCCGATCATATGAGGCGGGATGCGGAAGATACGAGCGATCTCATTGATCTGGAACTTCCGCGTCTCCAAGAACTGCGCCTGCTCCGGTGAAATGGAGATGGGCGTGTATTTCATGCCCTCCTCAAGAACCGCCACCTTGTTTGCATTGGCGCTGCCGCCGAAGGCTGAGTTCCAGCTTTCCCTGACACGCTCCGGGTCTTTTATCACACCGGGATGCTCCAAGATGCCGCCGGGCGTCGCGCCGTTAGCGAAGAACTTAGCTCCGTATTCCTCACAGGCAATCGCCATGCCGATAGCGTTCTTTGCCATCGCAATCGGGCTGTAGCCCATCAGGCCGTCAAAGCCAAGGCCGGGAATATGGAGCACATCGCTTGGAGAGAGCC
This sequence is a window from Dehalococcoides mccartyi 195. Protein-coding genes within it:
- a CDS encoding major tail protein, which codes for MANKKNKVKFGLKNCHYAIATLAEDGTVTFGTPVAMPGAVSLSLDAEGENDPFYADDSVYYMVSNNNGYSGDFELALIPESFLTDVMHEVEDANGVIAENKDVEPEHFALLFEFSGDQRKIRHCMYYCSATRPSVSGSTKEDSTEVQTETLSITATPLPSGLVKVKTGTNTSEETYNNWYNAVYQPQAAVNVPETPAEDVTE
- a CDS encoding HK97 gp10 family phage protein; translated protein: MSRTVSIDEMDNAIMEELEKYADLAADELKAAVKETAASVRKDIQSGAPVDTGKYKKSWSVKNVREDSESIKLVVHSRNRYQIAHLLEHGHAKRGGGRVAAKPHIASAEQRGNEKLMQTIEQKLKGG
- a CDS encoding phage head closure protein, with product MNIAAMRVRVTFQKNAVTVDKYGNHKNGWTDYFSCWATVGTSTGSESTGVVINPEESLDFTCRYCSELSVVESTKYRIIAEGKTYNITYVNPMGYKRNSIKFNCKLEKPK
- a CDS encoding head-tail connector protein, with translation MEVTLEEAKTYLRVSTGDEDSLIESLISAATKQVQDITRQSDEEFMANEEKALIRIRVAVLYTVGYLYEHREEADHHALNMTLRSLLFGTRKEGF
- a CDS encoding phage major capsid protein, encoding MTQIMELMEKRAKAWEAAKAFLNTHSQNGGMVSAEDAATYDKMEKEVTDLTHDIERLQRQEQIDKMMSAPTSAPLTGKPGAKDEPEDKPGIASKAYRSAFWNNIRKRNYYDVQNVLEVGTDANGGYLVPDEYEKQLIDALQEENFFRSLATVIQTQSGTHTIPVVASHGTAAWMDENGLYPESDDTFDQISLSAYKLGTAIKVSEELMNDSVFDLEKYISTEFARRIGAAEEEAFLIGDGNKKPEGVFTKVAATTGATTEINNATVSFDDIMDVFHSLRSVYRNKAIWILNDTTIKALRKIKDNNGNYIWQPSVVAGQPDTILNRPYKTSIYAPELAAGNTAILFGDFSFYWIADRQGRSFKRLSELYAANGQIGFLASERVDGKLILPEAVKGLSVKAASSSRG
- a CDS encoding head maturation protease, ClpP-related translates to MTRKFWNWVRNEEPDSFGSDRTLYLDGEISDETWFGDEVTPQLFKDELSSGDGNITLWINSPGGDVFAAAQIYNMLMDYPHDVTVKIDALAASAASVIAMAGTKVCMSPVAMMMIHNPATIAIGDTEEMQKAIDMLNEVKESIMNAYEIKSGLSRHKISQLMDAETWMNAKEAVKLGFADEILFKAGEEPASDDEADTEMLFSRKAVTDSLLSRLIPKKKPEANKHMVPVTDLEKRLSLLTH
- a CDS encoding phage portal protein, which encodes MSIFSGLFRSRDKPKDATSGSSYRFFFGGTTSGKAVTERSAMQMTAVYSCVRILSEAIAGLPVHLYRYDGSGGKEKATTHPLYFLLHDEPNPEMTSFVFRETLMTHLLLWGNAYAQIIRNGKGEVVALYPLMPNRMTVDRDADGHLYYEYQTSQDEAHTMDGSRVRLSPSDVLHIPGLGFDGLMGYSPIAMAKNAIGMAIACEEYGAKFFANGATPGGILEHPGVIKDPERVRESWNSAFGGSANANKVAVLEEGMKYTPISISPEQAQFLETRKFQINEIARIFRIPPHMIGDLEKSSFSNIEQQSLEFVKYTLDPWVCRWEQSMQRALLSMDEKKEYFFKFNVDGLLRGDYQSRMNGYATGRQNGWMSANDIRELENLDRIPEEEGGDLYLINGNMTKLKDAGIFAASSQGQEEPDETEESKQEPEQPQQSERTRPRKKEAL